The following is a genomic window from Crocinitomicaceae bacterium.
GTGTTTCTTATAAAATTCCAATATCGATTTAATATTAAATGTGATACACTGCAAACAGGCGTCTAAGTTACATTTTTGTATATTTTATCAGAGTGTTAAGGCAGATTAATTTTCTTTGATCAGATAAAATTCTAAGAAAACAAGTTAATAGGCTTGATAATTCAGGATAACTGACTACATTTGCACCCTCAAAAAAGCGTGATATAACATGTCAGCCGGAGTAAAAATATTTTCAGGTCGTGCCACTACCGAACTAGCTCAGAAGATTGCCGATGAGTATGGTCAATCATTGGGTAAGGTAGATGTGAGTGTTTTTAGTGATGGAGAATTTTCTCCTTCATTTGAAGAAACGGTGCGTGGTCAAGATGTTTTTCTGATCCAGTCAACTATGCCACCATCTGAAAATTTGATGGAATTGTTGCTGATGATTGATGCGGCAAAAAGAGCTTCAGCAAAATCCATTGTTGCTGTTATTCCATATTTTGGATTTGCAAGACAAGACCGCAAAGACAAACCGCGTGTTGCCATTGGTTCAAAATTGGTTGCATCCATGTTGGAGACAGCCGGTGTACACCGCATTATGACTATGGATTTGCACGCTGATCAAATTCAGGGATTTTTTGAAAGACCGGTTGATCATTTGTATGCATCGTCAATATTTATTCCCTACATCAAATCCATTGACACCGGAAATTTGGTGATGGCTGCTCCTGATGCAGGCGGAGCGAAAAGAGCAAACTCCTATTCTAAAAAATTCAATACAGGTCTCGCCATTTGCCACAAACAACGCAAGGTGGCGAATGAAGTTGCAGAAATGACTGTGATTGGAGATGTGAAAGGAAAAGATGTCATTCTGCTTGATGATATGGTTGATACAGCAGGAACCTTGACAAAAGCTGCTGATCTTTTTATACAAGAAGGTGCAACAACGGTCAGAGCATTCTGCACCCACGCTGTATTATCAGGCTCAGCTTATGAAAGAATTGAGCAATCACAATTAACTGAATTGGTAGTGACAGATTCAATTCCACTCAAAAAGCAAAGTAAAAAAATAAAAGTACTTTCAGTAGCACACCTCTATGCTGAAGTCATGCACGCACTAATAAAACAAGAATCAATCAGCGCGCATTTTTGATGATTCTTACTTTTCCCAAGCCGCAGGCGCAGAGAAAAGTTAGAAGCATCAAATCCCGACCGGAGCGAAGCGGAATGTCGGGATCGGTAACCAAACGAGGAACCAAAAAAAGCTTTTCCCAAGCCTCAGGCGCAGAGAAAAGTTAGAAGCATCAAATCCCGACTGGAGCGAAGCGGAATGTCGGGATCGGTAACCAAACGAGGAACCAAAAAAAGCTTTTCCCAAGCCGCAGGCGCAGAGAAAAGTTAGAAGCATCAAATCCCGACTGGAGCGAAGCGGAATGTCGGGATCGGTAACCAAACGAGGAACCAAAAAAAGCTTTTCCCAAGCCTCAGGCGCAGAGAAAAGTTAGAAGCATAAAAATTCAATCAATCGAGATTGAAAAAAGTTTAAAGTTGTATTATTAACCAGTCCGGCAGATAACCCGGACATAAAAACAAATAAAAATGAAAGAAGTATCGTTGAGCGGTTCGCTAAGAGCGGGCGTAGGGACTAAAGATGCTACAGCTGTAAGAAACAGCGGAAGAATTCCATGTGTAGTTTACGGAAGCGGGAATCAAACCCACTTCAGTGTTATGCAGTTGGATATGGAACGTCTTGTTTTTACTCCCCATGTATCTATTGTTAATTTGGATATCGAAGGAAAAAAATCAAAGGCAATTATTCAGGATATTCAATTTCACCCGGTGACAGACAAAATTCACCATGTGGATTTTTTGGAATTGAATGACAGTAAAAAAGTGAAAGTTGATGTGCCGGTAAAACTAACCGGACGTTCAGTAGGTGTTATGGCCGGTGGTAAATTACAACAAGTTTTCAGAAAAATGAAAGTGCATGCTTTACCAAAAGATTTACCAGATGCCATTACCATTGACATTACAAATATGAAAGTAGGCGATGCAGTTCGTGTGAAAGAATTAAACACCGATGCGGTTCAAATTTTAACTCCACAAAATGCGGTTGTTGTTTCCGTAAAACAAGCACGTGGTGTAGTTGAAGAGGCTCCTGCTGCAGGTGCTGCTGCTGCTCCAGCCGCTGCTGCTAAACCAGCTGCTGATAAAGCAAAAAAATAAATAGTATTCAAATCAAGTAAAAAGCCGGTAGAATTTTCTGCCGGCTTTTTTTTTGAATAATTAACGACAATTGAAGCAGACGATAATTGGTACCAACCTGATGAGCGTTGATTAGATGAATTGTTTCCCAATTTCACAAAGCGAAAAAGAAGGGTATTTAGAATTATTGCAATAATTCCCGTTGCAATATGGATATTACTTTCTATACTCATTCTGTCTATCATTAGAAAAATTAAGTCTACTTGTGCTAAAAATTGATTACACCTGCTTGCGTTCAGCATCAATTGCATATCTTTATATAAGCCGTCGCAATTTATTGTGGCTCGTTTCATCCAAACCCAAAAGAACTTAAAATGAAGCCATTCCTGAAATCAATTCCCTGGATACTTTTATACTCGCGGTTATTTATAAGTATGCTTTTTGCGTTTTTTGGAATAGTTGAGCAATTGTATTTCAATAACACGGTGCTATGTCTGGTGCTTTTCAGTTTTGGTTTTATCGGTGATATTTTTGATGGAATTATTGCGAGATATCTAAAAATGGATACAACAAAAATGAGAATGTTGGATAGTATATTTGATACCCTGTTTTGGTTATCTGCAAGCTATTTGTTATTTCTTACTAGTGGAGAAATGCAGCATGTTTTAATTGTTGGAATTGGAAGTGTTATTGGTTTGGTTTTTGTTGAATATGTAGTTTGTTTCTTGAGGTTTTCCAGAACTCCTTCTTCTCATAATTTCATATCTAAATTCTTTGGCTTATTCTTGTTCACTTTTTATTTTTTAGGATTTATGGGTATGTCACCTATAGTTTTTGGAATTGGGGTTTTTTGCTTTGGTTTTATTGCCCGCCTTGATTCTTTGATTATCTATCTAATTGTCAAAGAATGGACACATGATGTTCCCTCTTCATACCATGCGTATTTAATACGAAATGGCAAAAAATTCAAGCGCAATAAACTGTTTCATTCTGAGCATTCAGGGGTATAGATCCTGTTCTTTAAGTACTTGAAACGCATAGATGCAACGCAAATCCAAAACGAATTGATTAAATTCTGATGCCCACAATGCATACATCATCAATTTGTTCCAGATCTCCTTTCCATGTTTGAAAATATTTTGCCAATGTTTCTTTTATTTCGTGAAGTGGAAGATGGGCTGATTCAGTGAGAAGTTTTTGCAGACTTGAATACTTAAATTTTTTTCCTTTCTCTCCGCCGAACTGATCAGCGTAACCGTCAGTGAGCAGAATGATGAGATCATTTTTCTTCAGTTCAATTTCATGTGCTGTAAATGAAGTGGACATGTGTTCATGTTTGCCAACCGGCATCTTATCTGGTTTGTATTCAGTTAGCCCCCAAGACACCTCCTCTTCCCCTGTCCCTCTGCGAAGGAGTGGGGGGATGTTTGTGGTGGAATTTGAAGTAGCGCTGGCCTCTGATGGCTCAGAGCTGATTTTTCGTAATAACCAAAGTGGGTTGTTGGCCAATGAAAATTCCAGCTTGGTTTTTTCTTGGTTGAAAATTATTAGTGCTGCATCCATCCCGTCTTTTCCGCCATCTGCACTGCCGTCGTTGGCAAGTGTTTGTACTATTATTTCTCTGGTTTTATTAAGTAGTTCATTGGATTTTTCATAGCCAAAATTTACCGCTTCTTTCAAGCTATTCATGTTCATCATACTCATGATTGCGCCCGGTACGCCGTGACCGGTGCTGTCGGCGCACACAAAAATGAATTTTCCGTTTTGAGAAGTTGTCGCCCAGAAAAAATCTCCGCTTACTTTTTCTTTTGGATTAAAATAGACAAAGTGATCAGGCAGATATTGCTTGAGCATGGTTTCTGTTGCCATCAAAGATCTTTGCAGCCTTTCAGCATAATTGATGCTATCTGTAATTTCAGAATGTTTTTCATGCAGCACTGAATACATGACTGAAATTTTCTCTTCTGCTTCTTTGCGCTGTCGCACTACTAATTTGAATATCTGATTCCACCCCAGAAAAACTAAAATGAGAATGACAACACCCAAATATTGCAGAATATTTCCGCCCGGCCAATGCATTACTTTGAATAGATAACCAAGCAAATTTGTTGTCAACGCAAGTAAATCTCCAATGCATAGAAAAAGTAATTTCCAGTTCGCAGGTGTAAACTGCTGCCACTTTTCATATCTGTTTTTAACGAGAAGAGGCATGTAGCTGAAGCACATGAAAAGTGATGTGAGAATAAATAGAATTGAGCCGCCGGGTATTTTAAATTCCCTAAAGAAAACAAGTGCAACAACGAGTGTTAAACCAATGACCAACAATATCAGCGCTGTTTTTTTACGTCTGTCATAAGACCATTCGAAAAACAGGAATGACAAACCAAGGAACCCCAATGCAATTTCAATTAACATAATGATCATGCCGGCAAAATTGAATTCCTGTTTACTAAACCACACAATAGTGGGGGGTAAACTAATTGCCATGATGCAGATGAATATCCAGCCTGTTTTCTTCAACATGATGTAGAATTTAATCTAAGCTATTTATTTGTCAATTTGTTAGATTGTTGATACGAATATCAATATTAATCTTGTCAATTCTTTCAATTTCTAATTTAGTCTTGCCAGTGAATTATGCTGAACCCCCGCTTTTGTAATGAAAGAATTTCTGTACTATCAAGCTCAAATGCATAAGCAGCGGTAACATCAGTAAAATACATCAGTTCTATATAGTATGGAGTACCGGAAATGATATCACCCGCTTTGTATTTATTTTGGAAAGATGATACATCATTATAAAAATCAGTATCATTGGATGATAAGTCCTCAAAGGGCTTTATGCGCTCTGTTGAAAAACGAAAGGGTAAAGCAAACAAGGCAAACACCAAAATGGAAATCACTATTCTACCTTTTAATTGGTAGTCTTTTAATTTAAGCAGAAGGTAATCTGCGGCATAAGCAATGAGTATAAAGCAAGCCGGCGCACTCAGTAATAGGTAGGTGAACCTTTTTGTTTCACCGAATGAAAATATCAAGAGTGGAATGCATATCCAGGTCAATAGAATAGACAGCTTCAATTGATCTGTTTTCTTGTAAATCAAAAAGAATATCAGAGCGAGTACAAAATAAATCAGCTCACCATAGAGAATCAACATCTCTTGCAAATAATAATACCACGGGCCTGAATGGTTTTCTACAGCTGTGCTATATGCGCCAAGAAATTTATCTTTGATCAGCATAAATTCAGTCGGATAGTGTTGCGCAATATATAGAATCCAAAATCCGGCAACACTGAGAAATGTGCAGGTGATAATTAACGAGTGAGTAAAATAAAACCTGAATTTCATTTTTGGAAAATGGAAATAAAGCACGAGCAACCAAAGCGGAAAAATTATCCCGGCAGGATACCATTTTGAAAGAAAGGCTAAACCGGCAACAATTCCAACAAGCGCAGTGATTAGAATTTTGTTTTTTTTCTGATAAAGGTAAACAGCAATCCACACGGCAAGTTCAACATAAAATAGCAAAGCAATTTCAACATGATCTGAAGAAGTGCGACCGGCAATGAGTTCAACCAGCACTCCATGAATGGCATGAAGAAATGCTGCGTAATATGCGGTTCGTATGTTGAAGAATTTTT
Proteins encoded in this region:
- a CDS encoding ribose-phosphate pyrophosphokinase; amino-acid sequence: MSAGVKIFSGRATTELAQKIADEYGQSLGKVDVSVFSDGEFSPSFEETVRGQDVFLIQSTMPPSENLMELLLMIDAAKRASAKSIVAVIPYFGFARQDRKDKPRVAIGSKLVASMLETAGVHRIMTMDLHADQIQGFFERPVDHLYASSIFIPYIKSIDTGNLVMAAPDAGGAKRANSYSKKFNTGLAICHKQRKVANEVAEMTVIGDVKGKDVILLDDMVDTAGTLTKAADLFIQEGATTVRAFCTHAVLSGSAYERIEQSQLTELVVTDSIPLKKQSKKIKVLSVAHLYAEVMHALIKQESISAHF
- a CDS encoding 50S ribosomal protein L25/general stress protein Ctc translates to MKEVSLSGSLRAGVGTKDATAVRNSGRIPCVVYGSGNQTHFSVMQLDMERLVFTPHVSIVNLDIEGKKSKAIIQDIQFHPVTDKIHHVDFLELNDSKKVKVDVPVKLTGRSVGVMAGGKLQQVFRKMKVHALPKDLPDAITIDITNMKVGDAVRVKELNTDAVQILTPQNAVVVSVKQARGVVEEAPAAGAAAAPAAAAKPAADKAKK
- a CDS encoding CDP-alcohol phosphatidyltransferase family protein; amino-acid sequence: MKPFLKSIPWILLYSRLFISMLFAFFGIVEQLYFNNTVLCLVLFSFGFIGDIFDGIIARYLKMDTTKMRMLDSIFDTLFWLSASYLLFLTSGEMQHVLIVGIGSVIGLVFVEYVVCFLRFSRTPSSHNFISKFFGLFLFTFYFLGFMGMSPIVFGIGVFCFGFIARLDSLIIYLIVKEWTHDVPSSYHAYLIRNGKKFKRNKLFHSEHSGV
- a CDS encoding SpoIIE family protein phosphatase encodes the protein MLKKTGWIFICIMAISLPPTIVWFSKQEFNFAGMIIMLIEIALGFLGLSFLFFEWSYDRRKKTALILLVIGLTLVVALVFFREFKIPGGSILFILTSLFMCFSYMPLLVKNRYEKWQQFTPANWKLLFLCIGDLLALTTNLLGYLFKVMHWPGGNILQYLGVVILILVFLGWNQIFKLVVRQRKEAEEKISVMYSVLHEKHSEITDSINYAERLQRSLMATETMLKQYLPDHFVYFNPKEKVSGDFFWATTSQNGKFIFVCADSTGHGVPGAIMSMMNMNSLKEAVNFGYEKSNELLNKTREIIVQTLANDGSADGGKDGMDAALIIFNQEKTKLEFSLANNPLWLLRKISSEPSEASATSNSTTNIPPLLRRGTGEEEVSWGLTEYKPDKMPVGKHEHMSTSFTAHEIELKKNDLIILLTDGYADQFGGEKGKKFKYSSLQKLLTESAHLPLHEIKETLAKYFQTWKGDLEQIDDVCIVGIRI
- a CDS encoding glycosyltransferase family 39 protein, giving the protein MLISWVDLLKGLSIISSVLLLFYTGYRLLQKNNNTLALLCLLFIGFGLRWYLAREGELHHWDEKYHALVAKHLIDDPLKPTLYQHPVLPYDQQNWVGNHIWLAKPPVALWGMALWIKILGNTVWAVRIMSFIYGMLAILLTWSIAKKFFNIRTAYYAAFLHAIHGVLVELIAGRTSSDHVEIALLFYVELAVWIAVYLYQKKNKILITALVGIVAGLAFLSKWYPAGIIFPLWLLVLYFHFPKMKFRFYFTHSLIITCTFLSVAGFWILYIAQHYPTEFMLIKDKFLGAYSTAVENHSGPWYYYLQEMLILYGELIYFVLALIFFLIYKKTDQLKLSILLTWICIPLLIFSFGETKRFTYLLLSAPACFILIAYAADYLLLKLKDYQLKGRIVISILVFALFALPFRFSTERIKPFEDLSSNDTDFYNDVSSFQNKYKAGDIISGTPYYIELMYFTDVTAAYAFELDSTEILSLQKRGFSIIHWQD